The window AATAATTAAACCAAATTTGGTTCCCATAATTCTGGCAGCATTAGTAGCTCCGGCATTTTTAGAATAATGGTCACGGACATCGGTTTTAAAATAATATTTACTAATAAGAATTGTTGGTGATAGTGAACCAGCTAAATAACCAATAACACATCCCAAGGTTGTCATAATGATTGATGCAGTACTCATATAATCATCTCTTTTCTAAAATATTATAATTTTAATATTAGACTTGGTACATAACCCTCAATTTTATCTACTATTTTGATAATATATTATTTTCTAGATGAAGCACAAATATTAGATAAATATAAAGATGAAAGTGAATTTTATAGTTTGGTAGGTGCAAAATGTTATAGTTATGTACCAAGTCTATTATATTATTATATAAGGTAATTTTATTATATTATTGTTTAATTTATAATATAATCATTATATATGCCATAATTCTTATAATAGTTTTAGTCATCAGATATTAAAGGTAACATTATAGAAATTAAGTTTTGTACTTAAAATAGTAATTATTAGAAAAGGAAGATGAAAAAATGCAAGAATTAAAAATTTTATCGTTTGATAATAGTGAACTTCATTTATATATATGAGATCAAGTTAGTAAGCCTAAAGGGGTCATACAATTAGTTCATGGATCTAGTGAATATACTTTTCGTTATGATGAATTTGCTAAGTATTTAAATGCTAATGGTTGAATCGTTATTGGTAATGATCTTCGTGGACACGGAAAAACGGTTACTGATAAAGACCACTTAGGTTTTTTTAGTGTTAAGGATGGTTGAGATAAGCTGGTATTAGATTTAAAAGTAGTGAATGATTATATTGTTCATAATTATCCTAAATTAGGAATTACAATGTTAGGGCAATCAATGGGTTCATTTTTAGCGAGACATTATGCAACATCATACTCTTATACTATTGAATCATTAGTTATTTGTGCAACAACTTGAAAATCAAAAATGCAATTATGAATTGGCAAATTTATTGCTAAATATTTACAAAAACGACAACCATTACATGCTCCGAGTAATTTTATTAATAATTTAACTTATAAAAAATTTAGTAAGAAAATTAAAGAAAAAGATAATGATTTAGCTTGACTAACTCGTGATAAAAATATTCAAGAAAAATTTAGAAATGATCCCTTAACAGGACAAATATTTACTGCTAGTGCTTTTAAAGATATGTTTATAGGTTTATTGTATATTATGAAAAAGAAAAATATTATTAAAACTCGGAAAACTTTACCAATATTTTTTATTGGCGGAATCAATGATCCGGCCGGTAATTTTGGTAAAGGTGTTAAAAAAACTGCAAGAAAATATCGTCAATATGGTTTTAAAAAAACAAGCATTTTATTATATTCAGGAATGCGTCACGAAATTTTAAATGAAATTGGTAAAGAACAAGTATATCAAGATGTTTTAAATTTTATTAATAAGTATAATAGTAAATAATAATTAACAACAATAAAGGGGTGAATTAAAATGCTAAATAGCTATGATGAATCTTCAATTCAAGTTCTTGAAGGATTAGATGGTGTTCGTAAACGACCGTCGATGTACATTGGGTCAAAAGATAGGAAAGGATGGCATCATCTCGTATGAGAGATTTTTGATAATTCGATTGATGAAGCATTAGCTGGGTATTGTAATGAAATTAAGATTACTATTAAAAAAGATGATTCAATTATTGTTGAAGACAATGGTCGGGGAATTCCTACCGGAATGCATAAAAAAGGAAAATCAACACCAGAAGTTATTTTTACAATGTTACATTCTGGTGGTAAATTTGATGGTAATAGTTATAAAACATCAGGTGGTTTACACGGTGTTGGAGCATCAGTTGTTAATGCGTTAAGTGAATTTTGTTATGTAACAATTTATCGTGATAAAAAAATTTACGAAATTGGTTTTAAAAATGGAGGTCATTTAGCACGACATTTAAAATTAATTGGTAAAACAATAAAAACTGGTACTGTAGTTCATTTTCGCCCTGATAGTACCATATTTAATAATTTTAAGTTTTCATATTCAATGATTTGTGAGCGAGCTCGCGAGTCAGCATTATTGATTAGTGGTTTAAAAATTATTGTTGTTGATGAACATAGTAAAAAAGAAGAACAATTTTGTTTTACTAATGGTTTAGAGGAATTTGTTAAATATTTAATCGCTGATGAAAAAACTATTAGTCCAATTATGCTTTTAAAAGGTGAAATGGATAATATTCAATTAGAAGTTGGAATGCAATATAGTAATGCTTATAGTGAAAATATTATTAGTTTTGCTAATAATGTTAAAACTATTGATGGGGGGACCCATGTTATTGGTTTTCGTACTGCCATAACGAAAGTTATTAATGATTATGCTAGAACAGAAAATCTCTTAAAAGAAAAAGAAAAAAACTTTGAAGGTAGTGATGTTCGTGAAGGATTAACAGCAGTTATTTCGGTACGGATTCCTGAAAATATGATTCAATATGAAGGACAAACTAAAAGTAAATTAGGAACTAATGAAATTAAAAATATTGTTGATAGTATTGTCACTAAACAATTTTCTTTTTGATTACAAGAAAATAAGACTGTTGCTTATGAAATTTTAACAAAGATTATTAAGACTAGAGAAGCAAGAGAAGCTGCAAGAAAGGCTCGCGAACAGGCAAGAGGACAACGACAATCAAAAGGTTTAAAAGACCGAATGTTAATTGGCAAGTTAGCACCAGCACAAAACCGGAATCCTAATAAAAATGAATTATTTCTTGTTGAGGGTGATTCTGCTGGTGGCACTGCTAAAATGGGGCGAGCGCGAAGTTTTCAAGCCATTTTATCTTTAAAAGGCAAAATAATTAATGCTGAAAAATCTAATTTAGCAACATTATTAAAAAATCCTGAAATTAATATGATTACTAATGCTATTGGTGGTGGCATTGGTGAGCATTTTGATTTAGATGATGTTAATTACGATAAAATTATTATTATGACAGATGCTGATGTTGATGGGGCACATATCCAAATTTTATTATTAACTTTCTTTTATCGTTATATGAAGCCTTTAATGGTTGCACAAAAGATTTATTTAGCATTACCACCGTTATATAAAATTAGTAACAAAAAAGCTAGTGAAATTAGTTATGCTTGAAGTCAAAAAGATTTATATAAGCAATTGGAAAAACAAACTAAAAGTGAAATTCAGCGCTATAAAGGACTTGGAGAAATGAATGCCGATCAATTATGAACAACAACAATGAATCCAGAAACTAGACAACTAGTGCAAGTTACTATTGGTGATCGTCATAAAGCTGAAAAAAAGATTATTACTTTAATGGGTGATGATAGTGATAAACGCAAAAAATGAATTGAAGATAACATTAATTTTACATTAGACTTGGTACATAACCTTTAATTTTATCTACTATTTTGATAATATTATTTCCTAGGTGAAGTACAAATGTTAGATAAATATAAAGATGAAAGTGAATTTTATAGTCTAATAGGCATAAAATATAAAACTTTCATGAAAATGGTAGAAATTTTAAAAGAAGCTGAAGCTAAACAAAAACAAATTGGTGGTAGACTAAATAAATTATCAATAGAGCAAAGATTACTTATGACTTTAGAATATTGAAAAGAATATAGTACATATCGTATTATTGCAAAAAAATATAATATTAGTCATGTTAGTTGTATTCGTAATATTTTTTGAGTTGAAAATACTCTAATAAAAAATAGTCACTTTCATATACCTGGCAAAAGGATATTATTGGAAAATAAGGGTACTAATAATAATTTATTAGCAATTGATGCTACAGAAATTCCAATTGAAAGAATTAAAAAAACTAAAATTATTATTTTCTGGTAAGAAAAGGCAACATTCATTAAAATCGCAAATAATTATTGATTTATTTAACAATAAAATTATTTCAGTAGATTTTTGTTATGGCAGTATTCATGATTATAAGTTATTTTTAAAATCAAATACACTTATAAATCCAAAATTAGAATTAATTGCTGATTCAGGATATCAAGGTTTGCAAAATGTTCATAAAAATACATTATTACCAATTAAAAAGATTTAAAATACTAGTTTATCGTTATCGCAATAAGATTAGAAGATTTGGATTACGATTTAACTTAATTTCAAGAATATATAATTTTGAATTAAGCTAGTTATAGTTATCTACCAAGTCTATTAGAAGATAACTTTGTTATTGCTTCATAACATATAAGGAGGAATGAAATGAGAAATAACAGAAATAGTGTGGTTCACGAATTAGATGAAATTGTTGCTGAACGGTTTGGTTTATATGCGAAATATATTATTCAAGAACGAGCATTGCCTGATGTTCGCGATGGTTTAAAACCAGTGCAAAGAAGAATTTTATATGCAATGAATAATTTAGGGTTATTTTTTGATCGACCTCACAAAAAATCAGTTCGGGTTGTTGGTGAAGTAATTGGTAAATATCATCCTCATGGTGATGTTCCAATTTATGAAGCAATGGTGCGAATGGCACAACCTTGAAAGTTAAGAGTACCATTAATTGATGGTCATGGTAATTTTGGTTCCATTGATGGTGATTCAGCAGCGGCAATGCGATATACCGAAACGCGTTTAAATGCAATTTCTAAGTATTTATTACAAGACTTGGATAAAAAAACTGTTGGTTGAGTCCCTAACTTTGATGATTCTGAAACTGAACCAACAGTATTACCAGCGTATTTTCCTAATTTGCTTTTAAATGGTTGTATGGGTATTGCTGCTGGTTATGCAACAAATATTCCACCTCACAACTTATCGGAATTAATTGTTGCCTTAGTTCATCGTCTTAATAATCCTGAATGTTCATTAAAAGAAATTATGAAAATTATTAAAGGGCCTGATTTACCTACTGGTGGTATTATTCAAGGATGGGATGGAATATTAAATGCTTATAAAACTGGTCGTGGTAAGATTATTATTCGTAGTAAAATGGAATTACAAGGAACACCGCGTCATCAAAAATGAGTTATTAAAGAGTTGCCTTATGAAGTTGTTAAAAGTGATTTAGTAACGCGAATTGCGGATATTAAAGAAGAACAAAAACTTAGTGGTATTAAGGATATTATTGATTTAAGTGATATGTCAGGAGTTCATATTGAAATTAATTTACAACAGGATGCTGATGCCGAGACGATTCGTAAATATTTATTAAAACATAGTAATTTACAAATATCTTACAATCTTAATATGGTTGTTCTTGAAGATAACAAACCAATTTGTGCGGGGATATTAAACTTATTAGATGCTTATTTAAAACATCAATTTGATATTGTTCAAAAAAGAACTAAATATGACTTAGAAAAAGCGATTGTTCGTTTAGAAATTGTTAGTGGTTTAATTAAAGTTACAACAATTTTGGATAAAGTTATTGTTACGATTCGTAAATCAACTGATAAGGCTAATGCTAAGAAAAATTTAATTAAAACTTATCATTTTACGGAATTACAAGCAGAAGCTATTGTTTCGTTACGATTGTATCGGTTAACATCAACTGATGTTAATGCTTTAAAAGAAGAAGAAAAAGCTTTACAGAAAGAAATTAGAACTTGACAAGAAATTGTTAAGAAAAAAGAAAAACAAAAAGCTTTGATTATTCAACAATTACAAACTATTTCACAAGAATTTAATTCGCCGCGAAAAACAGTTATTGAGAATATGGTGGAAGAAATTATTATTGAAAAAACAGAAATAATTAATGAAGAAAATATTTTTGTTACGATATCTCGTGATGGTTATATTAAAGTTATTAATGAAAAAGTAGTTGCTAAACAAGATATGAAAGATTATGGACGAAAACCTTTAGATATTAATGTTGCTTCATTATCAACTACTTCATTAAGTACTTTGTTACTATTTACTAGTCAAGGTAATTATTGTATTGTTCCTTTACATAAAGTAAAAGAAAGTCGTTGAAAGGATATCGGACACCATGTTAATAACTTTTCAACAATGACTGGTGATGAAAGAGTTCTTGGCGTGATATTAATTAATGATTTTGATATTCAAGACCAATTTGTTATTTTAGCAACTAAGTTAGGATTTATTAAAAGAACTGTTATTAGTCATTTTACAGCAACAAGAATATCTAAGGCTTTTAAAGCGATTAATTTGCAACCCAATGATGAGGTTGTTGGTTTTGATTTAAGTAATGGTAAAAAACAAGTTATTTTAACAACTAAAAAAGGTCTTGTTGTTAGATATGATGAAAATGATATTGCGATTATTAGCCCCAAAACTAAAGGTGTTAAAGCGATTAATTTAAAAGATGATGATAAAGTTGTATCATTAAATGTTGTTAATGATGAGCATGATAGTTATGTTTCTTTTACTACAGCGGGGGTTAAAAAAATTAAAATTAATAATATTCCTTTACTACATCGTCCAGCGAAAGGGGTTCATTCTTTTAAAATAACTAAAACTATTATTCCCTATGTAATTACAGCGTTTGTAATTCCTAATAATAGTAAAGTTCATATTTTAACTAAAAATAATACGATTGAAAATTTTGCGATTAGTAAAGTTCATTATGGTCGTTTATTAGAAAGTGTTAGTGATTTTTTAGGTGATGTTAATGTGGAATGAATTCAAGATGACCGTTATTATGACTTAAGAAAGCATAATTTACAGTCCACATCATTAACTTCTTCTAGTAAAAAAAATAAACAAATTAATTCAAAAATTCATCATTCTTCTTTAAAAAAAGGTAAAATATCTAGTGCTAATGATCAAATATCATTATTAATGGATGATATTTTAGATGATTAATAAATGAAAGGAAACTTATGATTCAAAAAAGTTTTTTAGAAAAAATAAAACTATATGAATGATTAGTAGAAAAGTTACCCAGTTCTAATGATTTAAATAAAAAAGGTATTTATGCTTTGTATATTCAGTTACCAACAATTAAACTTAATAAACTAATTCCCATTTATATTGGTCAATCAAAAAATAAAAATGGTATTGGTGAAAGATTTAAACAACATAAAGTTCAATTAAGTAAACTATTAAAAATGTCACCTCTTGATTATGAAGACCATATTGAATCTGGTAAACAAGATGGTAAACATTTTTATAGTAAACTTCATGATTTTATTAGAAATATTAATGGTAGTATTAATGATATTAAAATTAAATTATTAGAATAATTTGTTGAGCATTCTAGTTGTAATACCAAAAAATGTTGTTGTTTAGATGAAAAAGAACAATGATGAATTAATGAATTTAAAGACGAATATTTTGGTTTTAATCAATTAACTTTTGTTATTAATTGACATAAATTGGTAAATTCTTTAAAAAATAATTATTATGATAAATTAGTTAGCAAAAAATTTATTAATGAGACAAAAGTGTTAGGTCAAAAAATTATTGCTAATCATAATGATGAATACTTACAATATGGTTATTACGATTTTAATTTCACTACTTTTAAAAAATTTTATGTTCATTTTGAACGATATATTCAAAATGACAATTGAAAATGAATAACAACATTTGAACAGTTAAATGAGGTAATTAAACAGGAATAAGAAATAAACCATAGGAAAAAAATAAATGTATCTAGATGAAATAAGAGATTTAATTAAGAATGTTAATTTTTAAAAACCGATACCAATATCTTTTTCATTTGACCATTCAAAAACTGGCAAGAAAGAATATAATCCAATTTGTCAAATAAAAATTTTATTTCGTAAGTAGAACAGTGAAGATTTCTACCATTTTCATGAAAGTTTTATATTTTATGCTTATTAGACTATAAAATTCATTTTCGTCTTTGTATTTATCTAACATTTGTACTTCACCTAGGAAATAATATTATCAAAATAGTAGATAAAATTAAAGGTTATGTACCAAGTCTTTTGTTATAATAGTTTTATTGGAGGTTTTGATAAAGAATGAAAATACAATATAACTGATTAGTACTAACTTCATTAACTGATGATTAATATTATTTTGGTTGTTCAACAATATTCACAAGAAAGTGAGCAAAGTATTGATCGGTTAATTTCTCAAACAATTTTAAGTAATATTAATGATTTTGCTAATATTAATTTAACATTATTGGCAAAAAAAGCCTATACTTCAACAGCATCAATTATTCGTTTTTGTAAAAAATTAGGTTATAGTGGTTATTCAGAGTTTAAATTTGCTTTTTTACAAGCATATAAAAAGAAAAATCCGATTGAGGATGTTAATTTAAAAAGTTGTTTTTCTTGTAATAATTTTTGAAATAGTATTAAACATAATAATTTTTTAATTAGTAGACTTCTTGCATTACTTATTAAAATAATTACAAATTATTTGTAAAAATGCCAAATTGTAAAGTTAAGTGCAACTAAATTATTTTTCTAACCAAATATTCGATTGGTGAAAGATAATTTAGTATTTTTCTTGGTCTTTGGTTTAAAGACAATATAAATTTATGAACTGCATTTTTAGTAGTATTTGAAAAATTAAATTTTTTAGGAAATTTTTCTCTAATTAAACCATTAGTATTTTCATTAGTACCTCTTTGTCAAGGCGAATACGCATTAGCAAAATAAATTTTCACATTTAAATTTTTTTCAAGTTGTTGTCAATTAGAAAATTCTTTACCCCTATCAAATGTTATAGTCTTAACAAGATTATTTGGAAGAATTGATAAATAATGGCTAATGTTTTCGTTAACAACTTTAGTAGTTCTATTTTCAACTAACATTGCTAAAGTAAATCTTGATGTTCTTTCAACTAAAGTTATTAAACATGATTTACTTTTACCTCGTGATGATACTACAGTATCACCTTCTCAATGACCAACAGTTATACGATTATTAACATTAATATTTCGTTCTTTAATTGATTTACCATTAAATTTACCGCGATTTTCTTGAGATTTTCGTTTCTTACCTTTTCTTCTTAAATTTTTATTAGTAACTTTTTCAAGTAATCCAGAATAAATTCAATTGTAAATTGT is drawn from Spiroplasma endosymbiont of Asaphidion curtum and contains these coding sequences:
- a CDS encoding alpha/beta hydrolase, which codes for MQELKILSFDNSELHLYIWDQVSKPKGVIQLVHGSSEYTFRYDEFAKYLNANGWIVIGNDLRGHGKTVTDKDHLGFFSVKDGWDKLVLDLKVVNDYIVHNYPKLGITMLGQSMGSFLARHYATSYSYTIESLVICATTWKSKMQLWIGKFIAKYLQKRQPLHAPSNFINNLTYKKFSKKIKEKDNDLAWLTRDKNIQEKFRNDPLTGQIFTASAFKDMFIGLLYIMKKKNIIKTRKTLPIFFIGGINDPAGNFGKGVKKTARKYRQYGFKKTSILLYSGMRHEILNEIGKEQVYQDVLNFINKYNSK
- the parE gene encoding DNA topoisomerase IV subunit B, giving the protein MLNSYDESSIQVLEGLDGVRKRPSMYIGSKDRKGWHHLVWEIFDNSIDEALAGYCNEIKITIKKDDSIIVEDNGRGIPTGMHKKGKSTPEVIFTMLHSGGKFDGNSYKTSGGLHGVGASVVNALSEFCYVTIYRDKKIYEIGFKNGGHLARHLKLIGKTIKTGTVVHFRPDSTIFNNFKFSYSMICERARESALLISGLKIIVVDEHSKKEEQFCFTNGLEEFVKYLIADEKTISPIMLLKGEMDNIQLEVGMQYSNAYSENIISFANNVKTIDGGTHVIGFRTAITKVINDYARTENLLKEKEKNFEGSDVREGLTAVISVRIPENMIQYEGQTKSKLGTNEIKNIVDSIVTKQFSFWLQENKTVAYEILTKIIKTREAREAARKAREQARGQRQSKGLKDRMLIGKLAPAQNRNPNKNELFLVEGDSAGGTAKMGRARSFQAILSLKGKIINAEKSNLATLLKNPEINMITNAIGGGIGEHFDLDDVNYDKIIIMTDADVDGAHIQILLLTFFYRYMKPLMVAQKIYLALPPLYKISNKKASEISYAWSQKDLYKQLEKQTKSEIQRYKGLGEMNADQLWTTTMNPETRQLVQVTIGDRHKAEKKIITLMGDDSDKRKKWIEDNINFTLDLVHNL
- the parC gene encoding DNA topoisomerase IV subunit A; this encodes MRNNRNSVVHELDEIVAERFGLYAKYIIQERALPDVRDGLKPVQRRILYAMNNLGLFFDRPHKKSVRVVGEVIGKYHPHGDVPIYEAMVRMAQPWKLRVPLIDGHGNFGSIDGDSAAAMRYTETRLNAISKYLLQDLDKKTVGWVPNFDDSETEPTVLPAYFPNLLLNGCMGIAAGYATNIPPHNLSELIVALVHRLNNPECSLKEIMKIIKGPDLPTGGIIQGWDGILNAYKTGRGKIIIRSKMELQGTPRHQKWVIKELPYEVVKSDLVTRIADIKEEQKLSGIKDIIDLSDMSGVHIEINLQQDADAETIRKYLLKHSNLQISYNLNMVVLEDNKPICAGILNLLDAYLKHQFDIVQKRTKYDLEKAIVRLEIVSGLIKVTTILDKVIVTIRKSTDKANAKKNLIKTYHFTELQAEAIVSLRLYRLTSTDVNALKEEEKALQKEIRTWQEIVKKKEKQKALIIQQLQTISQEFNSPRKTVIENMVEEIIIEKTEIINEENIFVTISRDGYIKVINEKVVAKQDMKDYGRKPLDINVASLSTTSLSTLLLFTSQGNYCIVPLHKVKESRWKDIGHHVNNFSTMTGDERVLGVILINDFDIQDQFVILATKLGFIKRTVISHFTATRISKAFKAINLQPNDEVVGFDLSNGKKQVILTTKKGLVVRYDENDIAIISPKTKGVKAINLKDDDKVVSLNVVNDEHDSYVSFTTAGVKKIKINNIPLLHRPAKGVHSFKITKTIIPYVITAFVIPNNSKVHILTKNNTIENFAISKVHYGRLLESVSDFLGDVNVEWIQDDRYYDLRKHNLQSTSLTSSSKKNKQINSKIHHSSLKKGKISSANDQISLLMDDILDD
- a CDS encoding IS30 family transposase translates to MGYKHLDIYERIYIENQLKFKVKISEIAKNLNRSISTIIREVNRNKDSNHYFSLIAQNKAENRKQSHVYFHKFKNRELVKYVQQKLLLGWSPEQIYGRIKNFHKEWIISFKTIYNWIYSGLLEKVTNKNLRRKGKKRKSQENRGKFNGKSIKERNINVNNRITVGHWEGDTVVSSRGKSKSCLITLVERTSRFTLAMLVENRTTKVVNENISHYLSILPNNLVKTITFDRGKEFSNWQQLEKNLNVKIYFANAYSPWQRGTNENTNGLIREKFPKKFNFSNTTKNAVHKFILSLNQRPRKILNYLSPIEYLVRKII